TGATTGTTGGGTCATGTCTACAGGTAATGTGTAATTCGTTTTCTTTAAACATATTATACTTTTCACTTCTTTTTATTGACTCCAACGAATTATGACAGACTCCTGAGGACGTGGACAAGCTTCGGAGCATTGGAGTAAAAACTATATTTTGCTTGCAACAAAATCCAGATCTTGAGTATCCATGAAATATGTCAAGATTATTTGTTTCATGTCGGATTAACAAATTCATTTTAAGTCCTTAATTAGTATTTTCTAGATACTTTGGGGTTGATATCAATGCTATTCGTGAATACGCCAACAAATGTGGTGCTATTGAACACTTGCGTGCCGAAATAAGGTTAGTTCAAGAGAAAAAAGGTCAGCAGTGACTGTATCTCTATCTCAGTGATTGGCGCTTGCAAGTGAATCGTTGTGCATACAAGTTCCGAAAATTGATAAGCATCTTGCTTTTGTGGCTctataaaatttacatataattTCTACAATGTGTGATGCATAAGGCATTTCGAAAATTTAATTCGATGAAGCTAATGAACCAGGGATTTTGATGCATTTGATTTGAGGTTGCGGCTTCCAGCTGTAATAAGCATATTGAACAAAGCCATCAATAGAAATGGAGGTGTGACTTACATACACTGCACAGCTGGACTTGGCAGAGCTCCCGCAGTTGCGGTATGTGCTTATGAGTTTCTTTATGTTGTCTGACGGAGAAGGTTGCTATAACTCTAGCATAGTTATGATTGAACTTACGTTCTATTTGGTACTTTGAATTGCAGTTGACGTATATGTTCTGGGTTCAAGGCTATAAGCTTAGTGAAGCTTTCGATTTACTCATGGTAATTTTTCCCTGTAATGTTGTTTATCTAGTTTCACTTTTTGAAAATGTTATTATTGCCGGATGACTTGCTATACCACAAGTGTTCTTTGAGAATATCGTGAATAATCGTCCTTGAGGAAGAAGAGTTTGTCTTTTTGGGTCCAGTAGACAGTAGCTAAACTTATTctatgtttatattttgtttttcaacTCGAACTGGATTTTGCGTATCTTGACCATATCTTCTTGCAGAGCAAACGCTCCTGTTTTCCGAAACTAGATGCCATCAAAAGTGCCACAGCAGACATTGTGAGTTCTATTGTTGTTTTAACAATTTATCATTCCCGTATTTACCTTATGGCTTTTGGTGTTGGCGTGGGATGCGTGGTAATATATACTGCACTTCATCATTTGATAAagtgaatttgaaatttgacgGAGTATCTTCCTGTTTAAAGCTTACAGGCCTTAAAAAAATGCCCGTAACGTTAACATGGCATGGTGATAATTGTACTACAGTGGAAATATCTGGACTTGATATTGGTTGGGGTCAGGTAATATTCAAGTCTCACAATGGTTCTCCATTAGTTATTTTCTTCAGAACGTTTTACGGTTTTTTCAGCTGACCATAGTATACtttgttcatcattttcaaaTTTCGACTGTCAACTTCAGTTCAGCACTAGGATATACTGCTATAGGTAGAATTGGTCTATGACAATCACACTTCCTGTCTTCGATCTCGTAAGAGCTCTTACTACTTGGAACAGTACATTCTGGAATAAGAACAACGGTTCCTATTATTGTAGCGTTTCGTTGCCTTTTACATGGTTCATGAAATACTCTTCTCACGTCGATGCAATTCTGCTTATTTCATGCTTAATATTAGAGCTTATTTAAGAACGTTATAATGTTTTCCAGAGAATACCTTTAAAGTTTGACGAGGAACGAGGTTTGTGGACTCTCCAGAAGGATTTGCATGTAAGTATGTTGTTTTAGGCTTGCAATTGCTTCGTCCTTCTTCTTTCAATGATGGAAATTGTCGAGAAGCTAGTAAAGTTGTTGCCTTGTGACCAAGAGTTCGGAAACAGTCTCTTGCATAAATGCAGGGTAAG
The DNA window shown above is from Solanum lycopersicum chromosome 11, SLM_r2.1 and carries:
- the PTPKIS1 gene encoding protein tyrosine phosphatase — translated: MNCLQNLPRSSGLPLRSFTGNSRKLYSTVVSLGMTKFADQRLSIVAQVVSGPESTTEKDEEKSDTYSHDMTAAMGAVLTYRHELGMNYNFIRPDLIVGSCLQTPEDVDKLRSIGVKTIFCLQQNPDLEYFGVDINAIREYANKCGAIEHLRAEIRDFDAFDLRLRLPAVISILNKAINRNGGVTYIHCTAGLGRAPAVALTYMFWVQGYKLSEAFDLLMSKRSCFPKLDAIKSATADILTGLKKMPVTLTWHGDNCTTVEISGLDIGWGQRIPLKFDEERGLWTLQKDLHEGKYEYKYIVDGEWICNEFEPITSPNKDGHVNNYVEVLDENPDNITSAAVRKRLTGDDPDLTSDERLIIERFLEAHADVE